In a genomic window of Salegentibacter salegens:
- a CDS encoding four helix bundle protein, with translation MGANYRASQRAKSTADFINKLKIVEEEADESMYFLELFMEIMKDKEIGKAQNLHREAEEILAITVASINTARRKQQNKKT, from the coding sequence GTGGGGGCTAATTATAGAGCTTCTCAACGTGCGAAATCTACTGCCGATTTTATAAATAAACTCAAAATTGTTGAAGAAGAAGCAGATGAGAGTATGTATTTTCTTGAATTATTTATGGAAATTATGAAAGATAAAGAAATTGGAAAAGCACAAAACCTACACCGTGAGGCAGAAGAGATATTGGCCATTACTGTAGCATCAATAAATACAGCAAGACGCAAACAACAAAACAAGAAAACATAA
- the hisIE gene encoding bifunctional phosphoribosyl-AMP cyclohydrolase/phosphoribosyl-ATP diphosphatase HisIE: protein MNIDFNKNSDGLVPAIIQDASTKNVLMLGYLNEEAFLKTNETKKVTFFSRSKNRLWTKGEESGNFLHLVDIKNDCDNDTLLISVKPEGPTCHKGTDTCWAEENEPNFGFLSQLEGIIAKRKRMSEVEPELREDKNSYVVSLFDAGMNKIAQKVGEEAVETVIEAKDDNADLFLNESADLLFHYLILLKAKGYSLKDITEVLEKRH, encoded by the coding sequence ATGAATATAGATTTTAATAAAAATAGCGACGGACTTGTACCTGCGATAATCCAGGACGCCTCAACAAAAAATGTCTTGATGTTGGGGTACCTGAACGAAGAAGCATTTTTGAAGACCAATGAAACCAAAAAAGTAACTTTTTTCAGCAGGAGCAAAAACCGTTTATGGACTAAAGGCGAAGAAAGTGGTAATTTCCTTCATCTTGTTGATATAAAAAATGATTGCGATAATGATACTTTGTTGATTTCTGTTAAGCCTGAAGGACCAACCTGCCATAAAGGAACTGATACTTGTTGGGCAGAAGAAAATGAGCCTAATTTCGGTTTCCTTTCTCAATTGGAAGGAATTATCGCAAAACGCAAAAGAATGAGCGAGGTTGAGCCTGAATTGCGAGAAGATAAAAACTCGTATGTGGTTTCGCTTTTTGACGCCGGAATGAATAAGATCGCACAGAAAGTAGGTGAGGAGGCTGTAGAAACGGTTATTGAAGCTAAAGATGATAACGCCGATTTATTCTTAAATGAAAGCGCCGACTTACTTTTTCATTATTTAATTCTGCTAAAAGCTAAAGGTTATTCCCTAAAAGATATCACAGAAGTTCTGGAAAAGAGACATTAA
- the hisD gene encoding histidinol dehydrogenase, whose product MKKFFNPSQDEWPEILKRPTQTVEDIEETVNQVFAEVKAKGNAAVSKYTELFDGINLENTRISEDEVRLAESRISEDLKQAIQLAKRNIEKFHTAQKTERFEVETTNGVICWQEKRPIQKVGLYIPGGSAPLFSTILMLAAPANIAGCKEIVLCTPPDKEGNVHPAILYTAALCGVTKIFKIGGIQAIAAMTFGTESVPKVYKIFGPGNQFVTVAKQLATRYNVAIDMPAGPSELLVFADDTANAAFVASDLLSQAEHGADSQVILVSSSKDLIEKVGIEVEIQLKDLPRKSIAEKAIAHSRLIYIENKEDILEIINEYGPEHFIICAENETFYTEGIQNAGSVFIGNYTPESAGDYASGTNHTLPTNGYAKQYSGVNLDSFMKSMTFQKISENGIRKIGPAIELMAEAEGLQAHKNAVTLRLKELK is encoded by the coding sequence ATGAAAAAATTTTTTAATCCTTCCCAGGATGAATGGCCGGAAATTTTAAAACGCCCAACGCAAACCGTAGAAGATATTGAAGAAACGGTAAACCAGGTTTTTGCTGAAGTAAAAGCCAAAGGAAACGCCGCAGTTTCAAAATATACTGAACTTTTTGATGGAATAAATCTTGAAAACACCCGGATTTCTGAAGATGAAGTGAGGTTAGCCGAATCTCGAATTTCAGAAGATTTAAAGCAAGCCATTCAACTGGCCAAAAGAAATATCGAAAAATTCCACACCGCTCAGAAAACCGAACGATTTGAAGTTGAAACTACAAATGGCGTAATATGCTGGCAGGAAAAAAGACCAATTCAAAAGGTAGGTTTATATATTCCCGGCGGCAGCGCTCCCTTATTTTCTACTATTTTAATGTTGGCTGCTCCCGCAAATATAGCCGGCTGCAAAGAAATTGTACTTTGTACGCCACCCGATAAAGAGGGAAATGTACACCCCGCCATTCTTTATACGGCTGCGTTATGCGGAGTAACTAAAATCTTTAAGATTGGAGGAATTCAGGCAATTGCGGCAATGACGTTTGGGACGGAAAGTGTCCCTAAAGTTTACAAGATCTTTGGTCCCGGAAATCAGTTTGTAACTGTTGCCAAACAATTGGCTACTCGATATAATGTTGCCATAGATATGCCTGCCGGACCTTCAGAACTTCTGGTTTTTGCCGATGATACGGCAAATGCAGCCTTTGTAGCATCAGATTTGCTGAGCCAGGCGGAACACGGCGCCGATAGCCAGGTTATTTTGGTATCTAGCTCCAAAGACCTTATTGAAAAAGTTGGAATTGAAGTGGAAATTCAATTGAAAGATTTACCCCGAAAAAGTATTGCTGAAAAAGCTATTGCCCATTCCAGACTGATTTATATTGAAAACAAGGAAGATATCCTGGAAATAATTAACGAATACGGTCCCGAACATTTTATAATTTGTGCCGAAAATGAAACTTTTTATACTGAAGGAATTCAAAATGCAGGTTCGGTTTTTATTGGTAATTATACGCCAGAAAGTGCTGGAGATTATGCTTCTGGAACAAACCATACTTTACCAACAAATGGCTACGCCAAGCAATATAGCGGTGTAAACCTGGACAGTTTTATGAAGAGTATGACTTTTCAGAAGATTTCAGAAAATGGAATTCGTAAAATCGGTCCTGCTATAGAATTAATGGCAGAAGCAGAAGGTTTACAGGCGCATAAAAATGCGGTGACTTTACGATTAAAGGAATTGAAATAA
- the hisF gene encoding imidazole glycerol phosphate synthase subunit HisF — protein MLTKRIIPCLDIKDGRTVKGVNFIDLRDAGDPVELAEIYAKSGADELVFLDISATEEKRKTLANLVRRVAEKVNIPFTVGGGISSVEDVDILLKNGADKVSINSSAVKNPGLINELAAKFGSQCITVAIDAKQVNGEWLVHLVGGKIPTDINLFQWAKEVEERGAGEILFTSMNNDGTKAGFANEALAVLSSELNIPIIASGGAGNMQHFCDTFIEGKADAALAASVFHFKEIEIKDLKEELRRNGVEVRL, from the coding sequence ATGCTTACAAAACGAATTATACCCTGCCTGGATATTAAAGACGGAAGAACCGTTAAGGGAGTGAATTTTATAGATTTACGCGATGCCGGTGATCCTGTCGAACTCGCAGAAATTTATGCGAAGTCGGGGGCAGATGAATTGGTTTTTCTTGATATCTCGGCTACTGAAGAGAAGCGAAAAACTCTGGCCAATTTGGTTAGACGGGTTGCCGAAAAAGTAAACATTCCTTTTACAGTTGGCGGTGGAATTTCATCAGTAGAAGATGTGGATATTTTACTTAAAAATGGAGCCGATAAAGTTTCGATAAATTCTTCGGCGGTCAAAAATCCTGGACTAATTAACGAGCTTGCTGCTAAATTCGGGAGTCAGTGTATTACGGTGGCGATTGATGCTAAACAGGTGAACGGCGAATGGCTGGTGCATTTGGTTGGTGGAAAAATACCTACAGATATCAATTTATTTCAATGGGCTAAAGAAGTTGAAGAGCGTGGCGCTGGTGAAATTTTATTTACTTCTATGAATAATGACGGTACCAAAGCTGGATTTGCGAATGAAGCACTGGCAGTTTTATCATCAGAATTAAATATTCCAATAATTGCTTCAGGTGGTGCTGGAAATATGCAGCATTTTTGCGATACTTTTATTGAAGGGAAGGCTGATGCGGCACTTGCAGCCAGTGTTTTTCATTTTAAAGAAATTGAGATTAAAGATTTAAAAGAAGAACTTCGTAGAAATGGAGTGGAAGTTAGGCTTTAA
- the hisC gene encoding histidinol-phosphate transaminase translates to MKNLNINNLVRPNVAGLKPYSSARDEYQSTGSEMVFLDANENPFQTDVNRYPDPQQRSLKAELAKIKNISTEHILLGNGSDEVLDLLFRAFCEPGEDNVITLPPTYGMYKVLANINNIENKEVLLNSDFEPNVEEILNSVDQNTKMIFLCSPNNPTGNSFSEENILEILESFNGLVIIDEAYIDFSAKDSWLKKLQDFPNLVVTQTLSKAFGMAGIRLGICYASVEIIEILNKIKPPYNINELTQVRALDRVLRKGEVDTEVSDLLKERTLLSEALVEVKFIEKIYPSDANFILVKVDDANKRYDQLLEKGIVIRNRTTQPLCENTLRFTVGTGEENEKLLKALRSLQ, encoded by the coding sequence ATGAAAAACTTAAATATAAATAACCTGGTAAGGCCGAACGTGGCCGGTTTAAAACCTTATTCTTCGGCCAGGGACGAATACCAATCTACGGGCTCAGAAATGGTTTTTCTGGATGCTAATGAAAATCCGTTTCAAACTGATGTAAACCGTTATCCAGATCCGCAACAACGAAGCCTAAAGGCCGAATTGGCAAAAATTAAAAATATTTCGACAGAACATATTTTATTGGGAAATGGGAGCGATGAAGTGCTGGATCTATTGTTTCGAGCATTTTGTGAGCCGGGCGAAGATAATGTGATCACTTTACCGCCAACTTATGGAATGTATAAGGTACTGGCTAATATCAATAATATAGAGAATAAGGAAGTTTTACTAAATTCAGATTTTGAACCAAATGTTGAAGAAATTCTGAATTCGGTAGACCAAAACACAAAAATGATCTTTTTGTGTTCGCCGAATAATCCTACCGGAAACTCATTTTCCGAAGAAAATATATTAGAAATTCTGGAAAGTTTTAATGGACTGGTAATCATTGACGAGGCCTATATCGATTTTTCAGCAAAAGATAGTTGGTTAAAAAAGCTTCAGGATTTTCCTAATTTGGTGGTTACGCAAACGCTTTCCAAAGCATTTGGGATGGCTGGAATCAGGTTGGGAATTTGCTATGCTTCGGTAGAAATTATAGAGATTTTAAATAAAATAAAACCTCCCTATAATATAAACGAATTAACTCAGGTAAGAGCTTTAGATCGTGTGTTAAGAAAGGGAGAAGTAGATACGGAAGTGTCTGATTTGCTCAAGGAAAGAACTCTTTTAAGTGAAGCTTTAGTTGAAGTTAAATTTATTGAAAAAATATATCCTTCAGATGCTAATTTCATATTAGTCAAAGTAGATGATGCAAATAAAAGATATGATCAACTATTAGAAAAAGGTATAGTAATTAGAAACCGAACCACACAACCGCTTTGTGAAAATACCTTAAGGTTTACGGTTGGGACTGGAGAGGAGAATGAGAAATTACTGAAGGCTTTGCGAAGCCTTCAGTAA
- the hisB gene encoding bifunctional histidinol-phosphatase/imidazoleglycerol-phosphate dehydratase HisB has product MKKVLFIDRDGTLIHEPEDYQVDRIEKLEFYPEALYYLKKIATELDFELVMVTNQDGLGTEAYPEKDFWPIQNFILQTFKNEGVEFKEVLMDRTFAKDNSPTRKPNTGLLEEKYLNNEENYDLKNSFMVGDRLTDIEFAYNFGGKGIFIDTHEDLATDEVKNDKGKIKETISLKTGSWKKIYEFLKLNDRTAEISRKTNETDIFINLNLDGTGKSEISTGIAFFDHMLDQIARHGQMDLRVQVKGDLEVDEHHTIEDTAIALGEVFSKALGNKLGIERYGFCLPMDDCLAQVAIDFGGRNWIVWDTEFKREMVGKMPTEMFYHFFKSFTDGAKANLNVKAEGQNEHHKIEAIFKAFAKAIKVAVKRDAEKMILPSTKGML; this is encoded by the coding sequence ATGAAAAAAGTATTATTTATAGATCGTGATGGGACTTTAATTCACGAGCCGGAAGATTACCAGGTAGACCGTATTGAAAAGCTGGAGTTTTATCCGGAAGCTTTATATTATTTAAAGAAAATTGCCACAGAACTGGATTTTGAGTTGGTTATGGTGACTAATCAGGATGGTTTGGGAACAGAAGCCTATCCTGAAAAAGATTTTTGGCCTATTCAGAACTTTATTCTTCAAACCTTTAAAAATGAAGGAGTGGAGTTCAAGGAAGTGCTAATGGACCGCACTTTTGCAAAAGATAATTCTCCTACCCGGAAACCCAATACCGGACTTTTAGAAGAGAAGTATCTGAATAACGAAGAAAACTATGATCTCAAGAATTCTTTTATGGTCGGTGACCGACTTACAGATATTGAGTTTGCTTATAATTTTGGTGGAAAAGGTATATTTATAGATACCCACGAAGATTTGGCAACCGATGAAGTCAAAAATGATAAGGGCAAGATTAAAGAAACCATCTCTTTAAAAACTGGTAGTTGGAAGAAAATCTATGAATTTTTAAAATTAAACGACAGAACTGCAGAGATAAGTCGGAAAACCAATGAAACCGATATTTTTATAAATCTTAATCTGGACGGAACCGGAAAATCAGAAATAAGCACTGGAATTGCATTTTTTGATCATATGCTGGATCAGATTGCACGTCACGGGCAAATGGATCTTAGGGTTCAAGTTAAGGGCGATTTAGAAGTTGATGAGCACCATACCATAGAAGATACGGCAATTGCTTTGGGGGAAGTTTTTAGTAAAGCTTTGGGCAACAAACTTGGTATAGAACGATACGGTTTTTGCCTGCCTATGGACGATTGCCTGGCGCAGGTGGCTATAGATTTTGGAGGAAGAAACTGGATTGTTTGGGATACCGAATTTAAACGTGAAATGGTTGGAAAAATGCCTACGGAAATGTTCTACCATTTCTTTAAATCGTTTACCGATGGTGCTAAAGCTAACCTAAATGTGAAAGCCGAAGGTCAAAACGAACATCATAAAATTGAAGCGATATTTAAAGCTTTTGCCAAAGCAATTAAAGTAGCGGTAAAACGCGATGCTGAAAAAATGATTTTGCCATCAACTAAAGGAATGCTGTAA
- the hisA gene encoding 1-(5-phosphoribosyl)-5-[(5-phosphoribosylamino)methylideneamino]imidazole-4-carboxamide isomerase — protein sequence MRIIPAIDIIEGKCVRLSKGDYNTKKIYNENPLEVAKNFEAHGIQYLHLVDLDGAKSKNIVNHKILEEIASKTNLKVDFGGGLKTDKDLQIAFECGAHQITGGSIAVKDPDTFKSWIQKFGSEKIILGADANNEKIAVSGWQEESNKELIPFIQEYQEEGINYVICTDISKDGMLEGPSFELYRRILEETSSEDKKLKLIASGGISTFSELPELAELGCEGTIIGKAIYEGRIQMKELEKFIIERS from the coding sequence ATGAGAATAATTCCCGCTATAGATATTATTGAAGGTAAATGTGTTCGTCTTTCCAAAGGCGATTACAATACCAAGAAAATTTATAATGAAAATCCGCTGGAAGTGGCTAAGAATTTTGAGGCACACGGAATTCAGTATTTACATTTGGTAGATCTGGATGGCGCAAAATCAAAAAATATTGTAAACCATAAAATCCTGGAAGAGATCGCTTCAAAAACCAACTTAAAAGTTGATTTTGGTGGTGGATTAAAAACCGATAAAGATTTACAAATCGCTTTTGAATGTGGCGCCCATCAAATTACCGGTGGAAGTATTGCCGTTAAAGACCCTGATACTTTTAAATCCTGGATTCAGAAATTTGGTTCAGAAAAAATTATTCTTGGAGCTGATGCTAATAACGAGAAAATAGCGGTTAGCGGCTGGCAGGAGGAATCTAATAAAGAACTGATTCCTTTTATACAGGAATACCAGGAAGAAGGTATAAACTATGTAATTTGCACCGATATTTCTAAAGACGGTATGCTGGAAGGTCCTTCCTTTGAACTTTACCGCAGAATTCTTGAGGAAACATCATCAGAAGATAAAAAACTAAAACTTATAGCTTCCGGAGGAATTTCTACCTTTAGCGAGTTACCAGAATTAGCTGAACTTGGCTGCGAAGGCACTATAATAGGAAAAGCGATTTATGAAGGTCGTATCCAGATGAAAGAATTAGAGAAATTTATAATTGAGAGAAGTTAG
- the hisH gene encoding imidazole glycerol phosphate synthase subunit HisH: MKIVIIDYGAGNIQSIKFAIKRLGYDAILSSDAEEIKAADKVIFPGVGEASSAMKMLKSTGLDKVIPTLKQPVLGICLGMQLMCTYCEEGDTDGLGIFHANVVKFDNKLKVPQIGWNKIYDLKSALFTGISEGEFVYLVHSFYVKECAETIASTEYGVEYTSAIQKDNFYGVQFHPEKSSDAGEKILENFLKLEVRN, encoded by the coding sequence ATGAAAATAGTTATTATTGATTACGGAGCCGGGAATATTCAAAGTATAAAATTTGCGATAAAAAGACTTGGATATGATGCGATTTTAAGCAGCGATGCTGAAGAAATTAAAGCGGCAGATAAAGTGATTTTCCCTGGAGTGGGCGAGGCCAGCAGTGCAATGAAAATGCTAAAGTCAACCGGTTTAGATAAAGTGATTCCAACTTTAAAACAGCCGGTATTAGGAATTTGCCTGGGAATGCAGTTAATGTGTACTTATTGCGAGGAAGGAGATACAGATGGCCTCGGAATTTTTCACGCCAACGTAGTGAAATTCGACAATAAATTAAAAGTTCCGCAAATTGGATGGAATAAAATTTATGATCTAAAATCAGCGCTGTTTACCGGAATTTCAGAAGGAGAATTCGTGTATTTGGTGCATAGCTTTTACGTTAAAGAATGTGCAGAAACCATTGCCTCTACTGAATACGGAGTGGAATATACTTCCGCAATTCAGAAAGATAATTTTTATGGAGTTCAATTTCATCCTGAGAAAAGTAGTGACGCCGGTGAGAAAATTCTGGAGAATTTTCTAAAGTTAGAAGTACGAAATTAA
- the hisG gene encoding ATP phosphoribosyltransferase: MSQEKLRIAIQKSGRLNEDSLKILKDAGISIDNGKEQLKASSRNFPLEVMYLRNGDIPQYLRDGVVDVAIIGENVLIEKGNDIIQGEKLGFSKCRVSLAVPKSMKYTGIQDLDGKRIATSYPNTVNEFLEKKGITAELHIINGSVEIAPNIGLADGICDIVSSGSTLFKNGLKEVEVMLKSEAVLAISPKISEERKTILEKLQFRLKSVLNARTSKYILLNAPNNNLENIIKLLPGMRSPTVLPLAEEGWSSIHTVINEERFWDVIDELKQNGAEGILVAPIEKMVL; this comes from the coding sequence ATGAGTCAGGAAAAATTAAGAATTGCTATTCAAAAATCGGGTCGGTTAAATGAAGATTCGCTAAAAATATTAAAAGACGCAGGAATTTCTATAGATAACGGAAAAGAGCAGCTTAAAGCCTCTTCCCGCAATTTTCCTTTGGAAGTTATGTATTTGCGAAATGGTGATATTCCGCAGTACCTAAGAGATGGTGTGGTAGATGTTGCTATTATTGGAGAAAATGTTTTAATCGAAAAAGGGAATGATATCATCCAGGGAGAAAAATTAGGTTTCTCTAAATGTCGTGTTTCTCTCGCAGTACCAAAGTCGATGAAATATACCGGAATTCAAGATCTGGACGGGAAAAGAATTGCAACTTCCTACCCTAATACGGTAAATGAATTTCTTGAAAAGAAAGGAATTACGGCCGAATTGCATATTATTAATGGCTCTGTGGAAATTGCTCCAAACATTGGCCTGGCCGATGGTATTTGTGATATTGTTTCCAGCGGAAGCACGCTTTTCAAAAACGGGCTGAAAGAAGTGGAAGTGATGCTAAAAAGTGAGGCTGTACTGGCTATTTCGCCTAAAATTTCAGAAGAGAGAAAAACTATTTTAGAGAAATTACAATTCAGGCTGAAATCTGTTTTAAACGCTAGAACTTCGAAATATATTCTTTTAAATGCGCCAAATAATAATTTAGAAAATATCATCAAATTGCTACCGGGAATGCGCAGCCCGACCGTTTTACCACTTGCTGAAGAAGGTTGGAGTTCTATCCACACCGTAATTAACGAAGAGCGTTTTTGGGATGTTATCGATGAATTAAAACAAAACGGTGCCGAAGGTATTTTAGTAGCTCCAATCGAAAAAATGGTACTTTAA